The window GAAGAGATCGCTCCCTTCGACACGATCTTGTTCGGGGCCGATCGCGAGGTGCTGACCGTGGCGGCGCGCACACTGCGCGAGCGGCGCGACCGAGAGCTGTCAGCGGTTATTCCCGAAGTGCTGAATCAGATTTGGAACGACGCCTTGCGCGAGCACGTGCTGGCGATGTTGCGCGAGCTGCACATCAACAATCAGCTAGCGGCCCGCCAGGCGAAAGTGGAAAAGCCGCAGGCGGAAAAGCCGCGCGCGAAAGAGAAATCGGTGCACGACTCGATGCCGGAGCAGCCGGCACTGAGGCCTCGCTCGCCCGATGAAGTGCTGGGCAAGCCGAAGCCGGGCCAGTAATTGAGTCGCTTGCCGTAACGCTTGCGCCAGCACAACTGCCCTGGAGGTGATTGGGCAGTTTCGCTATTCTCCCTGGCCCGTTTCCATGGCCTGGCCCGCGCGTGGGTTGGCCGGCCAAGTGTTGCGATTCTCGCTTGCCCAGGGAGGGGTCCGTGCCGCGCAAGTTTTCCTTCTTCGTCGTGCTGGCCGGCGCGATTGCCGGCGGTGTCTGGTTTCAGCGCAACTTCGAGGTTCACGGCCTCGACCAGGTGACGATCACGCGGCGCGGCGCCGCGGCGGCCACGGCCGAGGTCCAGCAAACGTCGACGGTCCCAGTTACCACGAGCACTAATGGCGCTGGCGGCACGATTCGCGTTGCCTCGTTCAATATCCAGGTCTTCGGCGAGAGCAAGCTGGCCAAGCCGCAGGTGATGCCGATCCTGGCCCAGGTCATCCGGCGCTTCGACGTCGTGGCTATCCAGGAAGTGCGCGCCACGACGCAGGACGTCATGCCGCGCTTCCTGCAGATGATCAACGCCGAGGGGGCCAGCTACGATTTCGTCGTCGGCCCGCGCTTGGGGCGCACGTCGAGCAAGGAACAATACGCGTTCATCTTCAACCGGGCCACGATCGAGATGGTGCCTGGCAGCATGTACACGGTCGACGATCCGGATGATCGCTTGCACCGCGAGCCCTTGGTGGCGGGCTTCACGGTGCGCGGTCCGCCGCCGGCGCAAGCCTTTACCTTCACGTTGATCGATATTCACACCGATCCGGACGAAGTCGCGTCCGAGATGAATGCGCTCGATGACGTATACCGCGCGGTGCGCGACGACGGCCGGCACGAAGACGACATTATCTTGCTGGGTGACCTCAATACCGACGACGGCCATCTGGGCGAGCTGGGACAGATGCCGTACCTGATCGCGGCCATTTCGAAGCAGCCCTCGAACACGCGCGGCAACAAGTTGTACGACAACATCATCTTCGATCGCCGCGCCACGACCGAATACACCGGCCGGTCGGGCGTGCTGAACCTGATGCGCGAGTACCAGCTTTCGTTGCAGGACGCGCTGGAGGTTTCGGACCACTTTCCGGTGTGGGCCGAGTTCAGCGTCTACGAAGGGGGGCAGCGCGGCAGCGCCGTGGCCAGCGCGCCGGGCGAAGAGCGCAGCCGATAGGATCGCGTCTCGACGAATTGCCAGCTTATTCGTGGATGGTCGAGGCCGCGGCGCCGTAGATCGGCAGGTGGCGGTAATAGACTTCCAGCATGTAGAGCGACAAGCAGGTCACGTACAGCCGACCCCCTTGATCGCGCACGGCCCAAGCGTCAGGGCTCTTGCCTTTCGGGTCCCAGCTTCCCTTGTCAGGCCCACCTTTCTCCTGGTGCTCGACGAGCATGTCGCGTAGCGAGTCGTTCCAGCGCTTCCAATGCGCGCCCCCCATGTGATGCATGACTTGCGTGCCGTAGTACCAGTAATAGACGTCGCGATCGAGCCAGTTCGGCAGATGGCTGCCCAGGTATTCGACGCCCGCGACGAGCTTGGGATCGTATTGATTCCAGCCCAGGTATTGCCGGCAGAGTAGTGCCTCGGCCGTCATGACGTGATCGGGCTGATGCGTGATCTGATAAGCGTACAGGACGCCATCGGTCGTGACTTTGTCGAGATAGCCGGTAATCCGATCGAGCGTATCCTTCGGCACGTCGAGACCCGCCATCCGCGCGCTTTGCAGCGCCATCACGATCCAGCCGGTGACCGAGGTATCGCTGTCCTGCTTGGGGCGATAGCGCCAGCCGCCGAGCGCATCCTGCGAGTCGATGCAGAATTTCACGGCCCGCTCGGCCGCCAGTCGCAAGTGCGAATCCTTGGTCATGCCGTACAATTCGCAGATCGCGATGGTGCATTGTCCTTGGGTGTACATCCATTCGTTGCCGCGGCCCCCTTGATAGAAGTTTCCGTCGGGGCCTTGCACCTTGAGCAGATAATTCATGCCGCTTTCGACATTCTTCTTGAAGCGGCCGTTCTTGTGTGTGT of the Pirellulales bacterium genome contains:
- a CDS encoding endonuclease/exonuclease/phosphatase family protein, yielding MPRKFSFFVVLAGAIAGGVWFQRNFEVHGLDQVTITRRGAAAATAEVQQTSTVPVTTSTNGAGGTIRVASFNIQVFGESKLAKPQVMPILAQVIRRFDVVAIQEVRATTQDVMPRFLQMINAEGASYDFVVGPRLGRTSSKEQYAFIFNRATIEMVPGSMYTVDDPDDRLHREPLVAGFTVRGPPPAQAFTFTLIDIHTDPDEVASEMNALDDVYRAVRDDGRHEDDIILLGDLNTDDGHLGELGQMPYLIAAISKQPSNTRGNKLYDNIIFDRRATTEYTGRSGVLNLMREYQLSLQDALEVSDHFPVWAEFSVYEGGQRGSAVASAPGEERSR